Proteins encoded by one window of Haliotis asinina isolate JCU_RB_2024 chromosome 6, JCU_Hal_asi_v2, whole genome shotgun sequence:
- the LOC137287828 gene encoding uncharacterized protein has translation MKTIVALLLLDIVVQPTKGIWRIAHSCTIPSVKDVYLNGGGKLDMAELTEEFGAEGAEELMHFADSNADQILEDDEIVALEKYAESQT, from the exons ATGAAAACCATTGTCGCCCTCCTCCTGCTTGACATCGTGGTACAGCCGACAAAAGGAATTTGGCGAATAGCC CATTC ATGTACAATCCCCTCGGTTAAAGACGTTTACTTGAATGGGGGCGGAAAGCTTGATATGGCTGAACTGACAGAGGAGTTCGGTGCAGAAGGAGCTGAGGAACTCATGCACTTTGCAGATTCAAATG CTGACCAGATTCTTGAGGATGACGAGATTGTAGCATTGGAGAAATACGCAGAGTCTCAGACATAA